The Gaiellales bacterium genome has a window encoding:
- a CDS encoding universal stress protein: protein MSSSPATIVCGVDHSPGARTAAAVARGLSGRLGADLVLVYAVPLPRASRELGVAEPASFITVDQMQQVGVTLLEEIVKELGGGPEIARAVRIGGAAEVVGATAEDALAELVVVGSRGRGSVGSLLLGSVSRSLAARGPCPTLIVPESASPIGDGPIICAVDDSDGARAALRKAADVSERLASQLLVVTVKTVDDPTSSADQHPVDDAGLGTRPEWIYLRGEPAGAIIAAADAHRADLIVIGSRGRGALAASVLGSVSTSVAGRSTCPVMVVRAMA from the coding sequence ATGAGCTCGTCGCCCGCAACCATCGTCTGCGGGGTCGACCACTCTCCCGGCGCACGGACCGCGGCGGCGGTCGCGAGAGGGCTGTCGGGACGGCTCGGCGCTGACCTGGTTCTGGTGTATGCCGTGCCGCTCCCGCGCGCGTCGCGTGAGCTCGGCGTGGCCGAGCCGGCGAGCTTCATCACGGTCGATCAGATGCAGCAGGTGGGCGTCACCCTGCTCGAAGAGATCGTCAAGGAGCTCGGTGGCGGCCCCGAGATCGCACGGGCGGTGCGGATCGGAGGCGCGGCAGAGGTCGTCGGAGCGACCGCGGAGGATGCGCTGGCCGAACTCGTCGTCGTTGGGTCACGCGGACGGGGATCGGTCGGCTCACTCCTTCTCGGCAGCGTGTCTCGGTCCCTCGCCGCTCGCGGGCCGTGCCCGACGCTGATCGTGCCGGAGTCGGCATCACCCATCGGAGACGGGCCGATCATCTGCGCCGTCGACGACAGCGACGGCGCACGCGCTGCGCTTCGAAAAGCCGCGGACGTCTCCGAGCGCCTCGCAAGCCAACTTCTGGTCGTGACCGTCAAGACGGTCGATGACCCCACGTCGTCCGCCGATCAGCACCCCGTCGACGATGCGGGTCTCGGTACGAGGCCGGAGTGGATCTACCTGCGCGGCGAACCGGCCGGCGCGATCATCGCGGCGGCGGACGCGCACCGGGCGGACCTGATCGTCATCGGATCCCGCGGGCGCGGGGCTCTGGCAGCGTCGGTGCTCGGCAGCGTCTCCACATCGGTCGCGGGCCGGTCCACGTGCCCGGTGATGGTCGTCCGGGCCATGGCATAG
- a CDS encoding universal stress protein has product MAPDGCAAEPVIIATDGSESAERAVIVGARMARMFGTRAVLVYVRPSIGLLGEPDYQEKLTEQMAYARAAIDRAQTLVSQEGCEADAEILEGNARDRVVELAQARNAPMIVVGSRGLGAVTGALLGSVSSALIHRADRPVLVVPTATGDDVGG; this is encoded by the coding sequence ATGGCACCGGACGGATGCGCCGCCGAACCTGTGATCATCGCCACAGACGGCTCCGAGTCGGCCGAGCGGGCGGTGATCGTCGGCGCGAGGATGGCACGGATGTTCGGGACGAGGGCGGTCCTCGTCTACGTGCGGCCCTCGATCGGCCTGCTGGGGGAGCCGGACTACCAGGAGAAGCTGACCGAGCAGATGGCATACGCGCGAGCCGCCATCGACCGCGCGCAGACGCTTGTCAGCCAGGAAGGATGCGAAGCTGACGCCGAGATCCTCGAGGGCAACGCGCGTGACCGGGTCGTCGAGCTCGCGCAGGCCCGCAACGCGCCCATGATCGTCGTCGGATCACGGGGGCTCGGTGCGGTCACCGGCGCGCTGCTCGGCTCGGTCTCGAGCGCGCTCATCCATCGGGCGGATCGGCCCGTGCTCGTTGTCCCGACCGCGACGGGCGACGACGTGGGCGGCTGA
- a CDS encoding universal stress protein, whose amino-acid sequence MSIVIQPRRPPAMRVRMQRRPAAAPKADGPALRPVIAAVDGSAAGRAATAEAIAAARELGAPVVLVHVRRAPSSVWGRPSYERRLERSLRRGREALATAAAEAKAAGVEAQTEILEGRPARRIAEFARARDAQLVILGPRRRWAVTSGSRGVAGAGLPVARAASAKAACRRRPHEMG is encoded by the coding sequence ATGAGCATCGTGATCCAGCCGCGTCGGCCGCCCGCCATGCGCGTTCGCATGCAGCGGCGTCCGGCCGCGGCACCGAAGGCCGACGGACCGGCGTTGCGACCGGTCATCGCCGCCGTCGACGGGTCGGCGGCCGGCAGGGCAGCGACCGCCGAGGCGATCGCGGCGGCGCGCGAGCTGGGTGCGCCGGTCGTGCTCGTTCATGTCCGCCGCGCACCGTCGAGCGTCTGGGGCAGGCCGTCTTACGAGCGCCGCTTGGAGCGGTCCCTGCGCAGAGGCCGCGAGGCGCTCGCCACGGCGGCGGCGGAGGCGAAGGCAGCCGGCGTCGAGGCACAGACCGAGATCCTCGAGGGCCGGCCGGCCCGGAGGATCGCCGAGTTCGCCCGCGCCCGCGACGCCCAGCTGGTCATCCTCGGGCCACGCCGGCGATGGGCGGTCACGAGCGGCTCTCGCGGCGTCGCCGGCGCGGGCCTTCCCGTCGCGCGAGCGGCCTCGGCCAAGGCCGCCTGCCGTCGGCGGCCGCACGAAATGGGGTGA
- a CDS encoding DUF4389 domain-containing protein: protein MTTIDSSSAFPLRLEGRLEPRLNRGLWLVKWLLVLPHMLVLALLWTAFAVLSLVALVSILATGRYPRGVFDFNVGVLRWTWRVAYYSYGALGTDRYPPFTLADVPDYPARVEVEYPRSLSRGLALVKWWLLALPHYLVVAVFAGGAWTAWAHNGWGWSGGGLISLLAVIAGFALLITGSYPRPIYDFVLGMNRWVFRVVAYAALLTDTYPPFRLDQGGDDPAEGGRHVAPPAPEPVHS, encoded by the coding sequence ATGACGACCATCGACTCTTCGTCGGCCTTCCCGCTCCGGCTGGAGGGCAGACTCGAACCGCGACTCAACCGCGGACTCTGGCTCGTCAAGTGGCTGCTCGTGCTGCCGCACATGCTCGTGCTCGCGCTGCTCTGGACCGCGTTCGCCGTCCTGAGCCTGGTCGCGCTGGTCTCCATCCTCGCGACCGGGCGCTACCCGCGCGGTGTCTTCGACTTCAACGTCGGGGTCTTGCGCTGGACCTGGCGGGTCGCCTACTACTCGTACGGCGCCCTCGGCACGGACCGCTACCCGCCGTTCACGCTGGCCGACGTGCCGGACTATCCGGCCAGGGTCGAGGTGGAGTACCCCCGGTCGCTCTCACGTGGCCTCGCGCTCGTGAAGTGGTGGCTGCTGGCCCTGCCTCACTACCTGGTCGTGGCCGTGTTCGCAGGTGGCGCCTGGACGGCCTGGGCCCACAACGGCTGGGGCTGGAGCGGCGGCGGCCTGATCTCGCTGCTCGCGGTGATCGCCGGCTTCGCGCTGCTGATCACCGGGAGCTACCCACGGCCGATCTACGACTTCGTGCTCGGCATGAACCGCTGGGTCTTCCGGGTCGTGGCGTACGCAGCGCTTTTGACCGACACATACCCGCCGTTCCGGCTCGACCAGGGCGGCGACGACCCGGCCGAGGGCGGGCGGCACGTCGCCCCGCCGGCGCCGGAGCCGGTGCACTCGTGA
- a CDS encoding NAD(P)/FAD-dependent oxidoreductase, which yields MSAADTIRYEVAIVGAGQAGLAIGRLLAEQGRRFVILEAADHIGAAWRERWDSLVLFTPRRYDALPGLDFPGDPDGYPARDEVIEYLERHADHFGLPVELSSPVRKLTHDGSTFVLEAGDRTILADQVVVATGPFQRPRVPALAGELGPDVFQAHSAGYRRPGDVPQSRVLVAGGGNTGFQIAAELARTHEVHLAIGSRQTPLPQRLLGRDLFWWLTKLGLLRKTVDSRVGRRASGRDTLIGSSPRRIRRLGVRVHPRLVRAQGRTAAFADGGELAVDAVIWATGYAPDHSWIQLPVHEEDGRIRHRRGVTGVHGLYFVGLSWQHTRGSALLGFVGDDAAFIAAQIAAHTQGAAEAADIEPDGAAPEPAGVGEGQMRRNR from the coding sequence GTGAGTGCCGCGGACACCATCCGGTACGAGGTGGCGATCGTCGGGGCCGGCCAGGCCGGCCTCGCGATCGGCCGCCTGCTCGCAGAGCAGGGGCGGCGCTTCGTGATCCTCGAGGCGGCCGACCACATCGGCGCTGCGTGGAGGGAGCGGTGGGACTCGCTCGTCCTCTTCACGCCGCGCCGCTACGACGCCCTGCCCGGACTCGACTTCCCCGGAGATCCGGACGGGTACCCGGCCCGCGACGAGGTGATCGAGTACCTCGAGCGCCACGCCGACCACTTCGGCCTGCCGGTCGAGCTCTCGAGCCCGGTCCGGAAGCTGACCCATGACGGCAGCACGTTCGTGCTCGAGGCCGGCGACAGGACGATCCTGGCCGATCAGGTGGTCGTCGCCACCGGGCCGTTTCAGCGGCCCCGGGTCCCGGCCCTGGCGGGCGAGCTCGGGCCGGATGTGTTCCAGGCGCACAGCGCGGGCTACCGCCGGCCGGGTGACGTCCCTCAGAGCCGTGTGCTCGTCGCCGGCGGTGGGAACACGGGCTTCCAGATCGCCGCGGAGCTCGCGCGGACGCACGAGGTGCACCTCGCGATCGGATCGCGGCAGACGCCGCTTCCCCAGCGCCTTTTGGGCCGTGACCTGTTCTGGTGGCTCACGAAGCTCGGCTTGCTCCGGAAGACCGTCGACTCGCGGGTCGGTCGCAGGGCGAGCGGGCGCGACACGCTGATCGGCTCGAGCCCGCGCCGGATCCGGCGCCTGGGCGTTCGCGTGCACCCCCGGCTGGTGCGCGCGCAAGGCCGCACGGCGGCCTTCGCCGACGGCGGCGAGCTGGCGGTCGACGCCGTCATCTGGGCCACTGGCTATGCGCCCGACCACTCCTGGATCCAGCTGCCCGTCCACGAGGAGGACGGCCGGATCCGGCACCGCCGCGGCGTCACGGGGGTGCACGGCCTCTACTTCGTCGGCCTCTCGTGGCAGCACACCCGCGGGTCAGCATTGCTCGGCTTCGTCGGGGACGACGCCGCGTTCATCGCGGCGCAGATTGCCGCACACACGCAAGGGGCGGCCGAGGCCGCCGACATCGAACCAGACGGCGCCGCGCCGGAGCCGGCCGGCGTCGGGGAGGGACAAATGAGGCGCAACCGGTGA
- a CDS encoding site-2 protease family protein, with protein MESSFRLGRIAGVEVGVNWSWLVVFALITWSLAAGVFPDRDPGRSQAAYIVMAAIAAVLFFASLLGHELGHAVTARREGMELDGITLWLFGGVARFKGQFPSAGAELRIALAGPLVSLVIGVACSLLAWAIALPGSVDGVLAWIGYVNLILLVFNLLPALPLDGGRVLRALLWGARADFAWATNVAASIGRGFGYLLIAGGIALFTFQGAFGGAWLAFIGWFLLGAATAEQRYVAARQALAGLRVRDVMTPDPITVPSDHSLGEFIDDVAWQRRHTTYPVMDDGRFVGLLAFRCVSSVPRDDWDVRSVRSCMIPADEVPTLHPEAAAVDALVELSESSANRGVVVDEGRLVGIISAADLGRALDAGPRRRRAAPGPEPTVVGTGRPA; from the coding sequence GTGGAATCGAGCTTCCGGCTGGGCCGGATCGCGGGTGTGGAGGTCGGGGTCAACTGGAGCTGGCTCGTCGTCTTCGCGCTGATCACGTGGTCGCTCGCGGCGGGCGTGTTCCCGGATCGGGACCCGGGCCGATCCCAGGCCGCCTACATCGTCATGGCGGCGATCGCCGCCGTTCTCTTCTTCGCCTCGCTCCTCGGCCACGAGCTCGGCCACGCCGTCACCGCGCGCCGCGAGGGGATGGAGCTCGACGGCATCACGCTCTGGCTCTTCGGCGGCGTCGCGCGGTTCAAGGGCCAGTTTCCGAGCGCCGGAGCGGAGCTTCGGATCGCGCTCGCGGGACCGCTCGTCTCGCTCGTGATCGGCGTAGCGTGCTCGCTGCTCGCCTGGGCGATCGCGCTGCCCGGCAGCGTGGACGGCGTGCTCGCGTGGATCGGCTACGTCAACCTGATCCTGCTCGTCTTCAACCTCCTGCCGGCGCTGCCGCTCGACGGCGGCCGCGTGCTGCGCGCGCTGCTCTGGGGAGCCAGGGCGGATTTCGCCTGGGCCACCAACGTGGCCGCGTCGATCGGGCGCGGGTTCGGCTACCTGCTGATCGCCGGCGGCATCGCCCTCTTCACGTTCCAGGGCGCGTTCGGCGGCGCCTGGCTGGCGTTCATCGGCTGGTTCCTCCTCGGCGCGGCGACAGCCGAGCAGCGCTACGTCGCCGCCCGTCAGGCGCTCGCCGGACTCCGCGTCCGCGACGTGATGACCCCCGATCCGATCACCGTCCCGTCCGACCACAGCCTGGGCGAGTTCATCGACGACGTGGCCTGGCAGCGCCGCCACACCACCTATCCGGTGATGGACGACGGCCGCTTCGTCGGCCTGCTCGCGTTTCGGTGCGTCTCATCCGTGCCGCGCGACGACTGGGACGTCCGCAGCGTGCGCAGCTGCATGATCCCGGCCGACGAGGTGCCGACCCTGCATCCGGAGGCGGCCGCCGTCGACGCCCTGGTCGAGCTCTCGGAGTCGAGCGCCAACCGTGGCGTCGTCGTCGACGAGGGACGCCTGGTCGGCATCATCTCGGCGGCCGACCTGGGACGGGCGCTCGACGCGGGTCCGCGCCGCCGGCGTGCGGCGCCGGGGCCTGAGCCGACGGTGGTCGGCACGGGCCGCCCGGCCTGA
- a CDS encoding DedA family protein — protein MFESLVDLASGSAWTYGLVFALAALDVLVPIVPSESLLVAAAALSASGRLDVFLVAGAAAAGALLGDNVAFFCGRLLDTRMRRWLEATPRRRERLEWAEHQLDRRGGTIIIGARFIPGGRTVTMLAAGLLEMPWRRFVAFDIAAAVIWALYGTAIGYFGGTAFEDEPVIGIGVALALALVAGAVIEVGRRLVGRLRSASGDA, from the coding sequence ATGTTCGAGTCGCTCGTCGACCTGGCATCGGGCTCGGCGTGGACATACGGGCTCGTATTCGCACTGGCCGCGCTCGACGTCCTGGTGCCGATCGTCCCGTCCGAGTCCCTGCTGGTGGCGGCCGCGGCGCTCTCCGCGTCGGGCCGGCTGGACGTCTTCCTGGTCGCCGGGGCGGCGGCGGCGGGCGCGCTGCTCGGTGACAACGTCGCGTTCTTCTGCGGGCGGCTGCTGGACACACGCATGCGCCGGTGGCTCGAGGCGACGCCGCGCCGGCGTGAGCGGCTGGAATGGGCCGAGCACCAGCTCGACCGGCGCGGCGGAACGATCATCATCGGCGCGCGCTTCATCCCCGGAGGGCGCACGGTGACGATGCTCGCCGCCGGCCTCCTGGAGATGCCCTGGCGCCGGTTCGTGGCGTTCGACATCGCCGCCGCTGTGATCTGGGCCCTCTACGGGACCGCCATCGGGTACTTCGGCGGCACCGCCTTCGAGGACGAGCCCGTCATCGGCATCGGAGTGGCGCTCGCGCTGGCGCTCGTCGCGGGCGCGGTGATCGAGGTGGGCCGGCGGTTGGTCGGACGGCTGCGTTCCGCGAGCGGTGATGCCTGA